The segment GGCAACTTAACGAGAGGCTATCTAACGAACTGGAACAGGAGCGGCAACTTAGCGAACGCCTATCTAACGAACTGGAACAAGAGCGGCAACTTAGCGAACGCCTATCGGAAAATTTAAAGGAGGTAGTTGAGAGTAACAAGAATGCGCTGTGGCTTATTTGTTTGTCAGAGTTATCATTACATCTCTGCCTTGCCGTAATCTACGATGAGCAACGAAGGTTCAATCATTTGTTGGAAGTATATAAGGAACTTGTTGCCAAAGTAGAAAGAGCCACCAACCGGCGGCGATTGAGAATGGGGCTAAAAGCACTTTTAGCTTTTGTGCCACTCGGCTCTCTTCTGGATTTATTAGGTGATGGTTTAGAAATGATGGCAGAGGCAATTGATGATATAGGTGAAGTGGCAGAAGAGGTAGACAATTCTGTAGAATTGGAGGGCGCAATGGAGATTGAGGATGATGTAATAAAGCTGCCCGCATCACTCAGCAGAGCTAAAGACCTTTTAGGATTGTTCTCTGAACAATCTGAGGAGCCAGATGTTAAGGAACTCGACCTCACTCGGCTTAGAAATTCCGTGAACCCGCTTATTCAGCGTATTAAGGAATTTATAGAATCGCTGACAGAAGACCAACGTCAAGAAGTAATTGCCCGCATTATTGCCAACTTTGAGGAATTCGGTATTAAGGATTACCGTTACGACGAAGCTACGAAGACGCTTCAAGAGAATCTCCCGCACTCTGAATAGGAAAATCAGAACCTATACCATTTAGACAGTCCTGACTATACGGTATTGTTTCTAAAAAAGGCCCTTTCTTATAAATGGGTTTTGCTATATCCGATTATTTGGAGTGTAATTTGTCAGAGGACCTGATCCCAACAGCGCAGCGATATAGCATATATCCTGCGCTAAAATTCTATCATAGCAACATGCCGTGTCCTCATTTCACACATACGCCCGCAAATGCACCAAAGTTCGGTCCACCGCGCCCAGACGCTCCGCAATCAACTGCTTTCCAATATCGCCTGCTATCGTCCGCGCATCCGCATCGTCTAACCACGCTATAATAGCATCTGCCAATTCTTGCGCAGTCCGAACCAGTTTTGCCCCACCCCTATTTACGAGCAGAGACGCTTCGTGTGCATTCTGGATCGTCGGACCAAAAATTACAGGCTTCGCCATCGCAGCCGGTTCCATCACATTGTGAACACTCCCACGGAAACTTCCACCGACAAACGCAATATCTGCCAACCGATACAACTTCGCAAGAAGTCCTACTGTATCAACGATAAGCACATCCATCGCCGATAAATCTGCCTCAGATGTGAGTTCAGAAAAACAGAGATGTGCCAATCGCTCGCGCATTAGATACCCACGAATCTCCTTGATCCGTTCAGGGGTTGGTTCATGCGGAACCAGAATTAGATGCAGATGGTCTTCCGGCGCGTTTTGCCGCAGCAACTGATACGCACGCAGCAGCACCCTTTCATCCTCTGTGTAGGTGCTACCAGCGATGAGGATAGGACGCTTTAAGCTTCCTTGTCCCAGAAAAAATTCGGCATCAGATTCAACAGAGACCGCCCGCCGGTAAACCTGTTCATAGCGCGTATCTCCCGTAACAACAATCTCATGTGTCGGAGAGCTGAGCTCTTGAAAGCGCGCCGCGTCCGCTTCCGAAATCGCACAATGCACGCGGATGTGCCGATGTACACTCCGAAAAAACGGCTTCGCAAAGCGCGACAACCGTTTCGATGCAGCGTGTAGCGTTCCGGCGACCACGATAATCGGAATCTCGTATTTAGAGGCTTTCCAGACGAGGTTGGGCCAAATGTCGAATTTGGAAAAAACTATTAACGAAGGTTCGATCAGTTGTATCAAGCGTTTAGCGTTACGTGGTGTGTCTAAAGGGAGATAGACAGCCGCATCAGCATAAGGGTAAGATTGGGCATTCGGCGCAACGGAGGGTGAGAAGAAGGTTAAGACAATTCGGGTCTCAGTATAAATCGCTTCGATGAGTGGTTTCGCCTGCTCAAACTCACCGACAGAGGTAAAATGAAACCAGGCAGTTTTTTCTAAATGTCGAGCCGTCTGGAGTCGGTTTGCCAGTTCTGCAAATACACCTTTCCGCCCTTTAATACCCTCTTGGATCTTGGGGTTACAGCACCTCGCGCAGTGAAAACCTACGAACATCGCTGGCACTGCGAAGGCGTTGTAGACAAGTTTCCAAAGCATAGCAAACCGTAGGGGAACAGAAAAAGGCGAAAATGGAAGGATAGAAAAATTTTTCAACCTTCCATTCTGAAGGGTAGAGGCTTACAATACGTCTAAGATTTTCTTCTTCAGCGCATCTTTGGGCATCGCACCAACAATCTGTCCCGCAACTTTGCCGTCTTTAAACACGAGCAGTGTCGGGATGCTCCGAACGCCGTACTGCATCGCGGTTTGACGGTTGTCATCAACATTGACTTTTCCAACTTTGAAAGTTTCCGAATTTTCCTCGGCAAGTTCTTCCAAGATTGGGGCAATCATTTTGCACGGACCGCACCATTCCGCCCAAAAGTCAACAACAATCGGTGTATCCGATGTAAGCACCATTCCTTCAAACGTATCGTCACTAATCTCAAACGTATTCGCAGCCATGATAGCTCCTTTTTGGTTTCTGTAGACAAACTGTCTCTTTATAATATGATGTTTCAGCAAACTCTCTTATAAGTGCATCAAGACATTAATATGATACCCTATTTTAAGAGAAATTGCCAATCAATTTTCCAACCGTACTAAGAAATTGATTTTTATTTTTCGCACCGACGGAGCCATACAGACATCTGTTACAAGAGAGGTAGCGGTAATCGTAGCACGTCTTAACTGACAACTCTCACTGCGAGGCAAACTGATAACTGATAACTATTTTCTTTTTCTCTTGATAAAAAATGTGAAATATGATATATTGATGAAAAATGTGAAATAACTAAGGGTCTAACTAACGCTATAACCTTGATCTGAACTTATAATTGAAGGAGGCACCGCATGCCTGATAAAGAAAAAAAACAGGGCACGAACATCTCACGCCGGAGCTTCTTAAAGGGGGTCGGTACCGGGACCGTTGCCGCGACCGTTGCACCCAGTGTTTTAATCGGTAGCGAGAAAGCCGCCGATGCCCAAGCAGGAGAGGCCGTCGCGAGCGCGACAATTCAACTCAATATCAACGGGAAACCGTATCAAGTTGAAGTTGAAGCGCGGACAACCCTCTTAACCGTTTTACGCGACGGAATTGATACGAGCGGGAACAATGTTGACTTAACCGGTGCCAAACTCATTTGTGACCGCGGTGAATGTGGCGGCTGCACCGTCATGGCAGATGGAAAACCTGTATACGCCTGTATGATGCTTGCGATGGATGCACAAGACAAGCAGATAACGACGGTTGAAGGGTTAGCCGACGGCGACGATCTGCACCCTGTCCAAGAGGCATTCATCCAGCACGACGCCCTGATGTGCGGATTCTGCACTCCCGGTTTCGTCGTCTCATCCGCAGCACTGTTGAGTGAAAACGCAAAACCGACCCTTGAAGAAATCAAAGTCGGTTTGTCGGGCAACACGTGTCGCTGTGGCACCTATCCGTTTATCTTTGATGCTGTCAAAACCGCATCCAAGAAGATGTGAGTCCTATTGCTCTACTAAAAAATTGAACGAAGGGCTTGTGTTTCGTGTGCTAATATCCAACCGTCATCAACTCGGTTGAAATTGAGAGAAAACCCGATTTTTTGACCAGCAACTCGACGCATACAGATGATAAAAAAAGACACGAGTTGGGGGCAAAACGGAAAAATCGGCGCGAAAACCCAATCGTTAAAAAATAGGAGGAAAACGCATGGCATCATGGGGAGAAGCAAGTGAATCTCGACTCATCGGCAAAAGGATACCCCGTTTATCAGGTAAGGATAAAGTCACTGGAAAAGCGAAGTATACCTTTGATATCAATCGACCCGGACTGCTTTATGGCCGCATCTTACGTTCTGAAATTGCACACGCGAACGTTGTCGGTGTAGACCTCAGCGAAGCGGAAGCACTGCCCGGAGTCAAAGCAGTCGTACAAATTGTTGAAGTTGGAAAGAAAATTCGGTACCAAGGACAAGAGATCGCCGCAGTCGCAGCCGAGACGGACGACATCGCTAAAGACGCAATCCGATTGATTCGTGTCGATCTTGAAGAATTACCGCATGTCGTCACGGAAGAAGATGCCATGGCAGAAGGCGCGCCACAGATCCGAGACGATTGGGCGGGTAATCAGAGCGATCCGAACGTCAGAGAAGCAGGTGACCTTGAAGGCGGATTTGCACAAGCCGCTGTTGAGGTCGAGGCAACCTATCACGCACCTGTCCAGACACACGTCTGTTTGGAAACACACGGACATGTTGCTGAGTGGGAAGATGAGCAGAATCTTACCGTTTGGGCATCTACACAAGGCGTTTTTGGGGTGCGTAACGATTTGGCAGGCTCCTTTAATCTACCCGCAAATCAAGTCAGGGTCATCACAGAGCACATGGGCGGTGGTTTCGGTAGTAAATTCGGACCGGGGGTTGAAGGACGCACTGCCGCTGACTTGGCTCGTATCACTGGCAGACCCGTCAAGTTGATGTTGACTCGGAAGGCGGAGCACCTCGTCGCAGGGAATCGTCCCTCAATGACACAGCATGTGCGTGCAGGCGCGACGAGCGACGGACGGCTCATCGCTTACGATATGAAAGGGCACGGCACAGGTGGTATCTCAAGCGGTGCTGGTTTTCAAGCACCTTACGTCTATCACGTACCAAATCTGCGCACTGAAAAGGTGAATGTTGCTGTCAACGTCGGAAACCAACGCGCGATGCGCGCACCAGGACACCCACAAGGCGCGTTTGCTATGGATTCGCTGATGGATGAACTCGCTGAGAAACTCGGAATGAACCCATTGGAATTCCGCCGTATCAACGATCCGAGTGAGGTACGTCAAGCACAATATACGCTCGGTGCGCAAGAGATTGGATGGCATCGCCGGAACAACGTCCCCGGTGCTGGCGAAGGCATAAAAAAGCGCGGCATGGGCGTTGGTAGCGGTTTATGGGGCGGCGGTGGTGGACCCAGCACGCAAGCGCGCGTCACCATCAATTCGGATGGCACCGTCGAAGCGGTCACTGGAACGCAGGACATCGGCACCGGTATCCGAACCGCAATCGCAATGATTGTTGCCGAGGAATTCGGGCTTGCACCGACGGATATCACCGTAAGAATTGGTGATAGTGCACCAGGACTGCCTTCTGGCGGCAGTGGGGGTAGTCAAACAACGGCATCTGTCGCACCAGTTATCAAAACTGCTGCAGCGGCGGCAAAACAGAAATTGTTTGAACGCGTCGCGCCACAGCTGAATGCACCTGTCGAAGATCTACGCGTCGGCAACCGCACGATTTATGTCGTTTCTGATAGAACGAAGACAATTAAATGGGAACTCGCAACCGGACAACTCGGTATGGAAAGCATCAGCGAAGGTGGAAATTGGGATGAAGAACTCCGG is part of the Candidatus Poribacteria bacterium genome and harbors:
- the trxA gene encoding thioredoxin; translation: MMAANTFEISDDTFEGMVLTSDTPIVVDFWAEWCGPCKMIAPILEELAEENSETFKVGKVNVDDNRQTAMQYGVRSIPTLLVFKDGKVAGQIVGAMPKDALKKKILDVL
- a CDS encoding 2Fe-2S iron-sulfur cluster-binding protein encodes the protein MPDKEKKQGTNISRRSFLKGVGTGTVAATVAPSVLIGSEKAADAQAGEAVASATIQLNINGKPYQVEVEARTTLLTVLRDGIDTSGNNVDLTGAKLICDRGECGGCTVMADGKPVYACMMLAMDAQDKQITTVEGLADGDDLHPVQEAFIQHDALMCGFCTPGFVVSSAALLSENAKPTLEEIKVGLSGNTCRCGTYPFIFDAVKTASKKM
- a CDS encoding xanthine dehydrogenase family protein molybdopterin-binding subunit; protein product: MASWGEASESRLIGKRIPRLSGKDKVTGKAKYTFDINRPGLLYGRILRSEIAHANVVGVDLSEAEALPGVKAVVQIVEVGKKIRYQGQEIAAVAAETDDIAKDAIRLIRVDLEELPHVVTEEDAMAEGAPQIRDDWAGNQSDPNVREAGDLEGGFAQAAVEVEATYHAPVQTHVCLETHGHVAEWEDEQNLTVWASTQGVFGVRNDLAGSFNLPANQVRVITEHMGGGFGSKFGPGVEGRTAADLARITGRPVKLMLTRKAEHLVAGNRPSMTQHVRAGATSDGRLIAYDMKGHGTGGISSGAGFQAPYVYHVPNLRTEKVNVAVNVGNQRAMRAPGHPQGAFAMDSLMDELAEKLGMNPLEFRRINDPSEVRQAQYTLGAQEIGWHRRNNVPGAGEGIKKRGMGVGSGLWGGGGGPSTQARVTINSDGTVEAVTGTQDIGTGIRTAIAMIVAEEFGLAPTDITVRIGDSAPGLPSGGSGGSQTTASVAPVIKTAAAAAKQKLFERVAPQLNAPVEDLRVGNRTIYVVSDRTKTIKWELATGQLGMESISEGGNWDEELRQGGVAGTQFAEVEIDTQTGAIRVIKIVAVQDCGLAINRLTTESQINGGVIMGLGQALLEERFMDAETGRMLNANLEDYKVPGTFEIPEIQSIVFDTHRKVTGVGEPPCIPTPGAIANAVYNAIGVRIRELPITPDKILTALAEKKA